In Prosthecobacter sp. SYSU 5D2, one genomic interval encodes:
- a CDS encoding MFS transporter: MSAKSEGIAPNASRLLWAGFMAILAAGVGFAIRGGIFDNWGKEFGFTGAQLGAIGGAGFSGFCFGIILGGVIVDKIGYGKLVALALLCHVVSAFVTFGASTPENAYSFLFWGMFIFAYANGTLEAVANPLVATLYPTKRTHYLNILHASWPAGMVLGSVAGWVLDDKMQLHWKMQLALYLVPTALYAIMFLGQKFPKSEAAEKGASFVQMFKPVGILGAVVACYLLSLFFGDIAKAFAPDNAKAIGYGVGGVLLIVSAIITKFSIGSILLFILFVTHALVGAVELGTDGWIQNITGNLFTSEQGKYLFIWTSAIMFGLRFCAHWIETKLKLSPIGLLLACSVIACVGLNLASSMQTFGMALVALGIYAVGKTFFWPTMLAVVGDRYPQTGAVAMSIMGGIGMLSAGLIGGPGLGYGKDRFAGEALQKADSAIYAEYKAETPSTFLNLASTQAYGLDGKKLAEAKEAKEKTPAQQLVVDADQQGDRATLKADAYIPLTMAVIYLLLMIYFKAIGGYKVVRMDEQSASA; the protein is encoded by the coding sequence ATGTCAGCAAAATCAGAAGGCATCGCACCCAACGCCAGCCGGCTCCTCTGGGCCGGATTCATGGCCATCCTCGCCGCCGGCGTCGGCTTCGCCATTCGTGGCGGCATCTTTGACAACTGGGGCAAGGAGTTCGGCTTCACAGGCGCTCAGCTCGGGGCCATCGGCGGTGCCGGATTCAGCGGCTTCTGCTTCGGCATCATCCTGGGTGGGGTGATCGTGGATAAAATTGGTTACGGCAAGCTCGTTGCCCTGGCCCTTCTCTGCCACGTCGTTTCCGCTTTTGTGACCTTTGGTGCCAGCACACCTGAGAATGCTTACAGCTTCCTGTTTTGGGGAATGTTCATCTTTGCGTATGCCAATGGTACCTTGGAAGCCGTTGCCAACCCCTTGGTGGCCACTCTTTATCCTACCAAGCGCACGCATTACCTGAACATCCTTCATGCCTCCTGGCCTGCCGGGATGGTGCTGGGTTCTGTCGCTGGCTGGGTGCTGGATGACAAAATGCAGCTTCACTGGAAAATGCAGCTCGCCCTCTATTTGGTGCCGACCGCGCTGTATGCCATCATGTTCCTGGGCCAGAAGTTCCCGAAATCCGAGGCTGCTGAAAAAGGTGCCAGTTTCGTTCAGATGTTCAAGCCTGTGGGCATTCTTGGAGCCGTCGTTGCCTGCTATTTGCTTTCCCTGTTCTTTGGTGACATCGCCAAGGCCTTCGCTCCTGACAATGCTAAAGCCATTGGTTATGGCGTCGGCGGGGTGCTGCTCATCGTCAGCGCCATCATCACCAAGTTCTCCATTGGTTCCATCCTGCTGTTCATCCTGTTTGTGACCCATGCTCTCGTCGGTGCGGTGGAGCTCGGCACAGACGGCTGGATCCAGAACATAACCGGTAACCTGTTCACTTCTGAGCAGGGCAAATATCTCTTCATCTGGACTTCCGCCATCATGTTTGGCCTGCGCTTCTGCGCTCACTGGATCGAAACCAAGCTGAAGCTCTCCCCCATTGGCCTGCTTCTCGCCTGCTCAGTCATCGCTTGCGTCGGCCTGAATCTGGCCAGCAGCATGCAGACTTTTGGGATGGCCTTGGTGGCCCTGGGCATCTATGCCGTGGGCAAGACCTTCTTCTGGCCCACCATGCTGGCCGTCGTGGGTGACCGTTATCCGCAGACGGGTGCAGTGGCCATGTCCATCATGGGCGGCATCGGCATGCTCTCCGCCGGTTTGATTGGTGGCCCGGGTCTCGGCTACGGCAAGGACCGCTTCGCAGGGGAAGCCCTTCAGAAGGCTGATTCTGCCATCTATGCCGAATACAAAGCGGAGACGCCAAGTACCTTCTTGAATCTGGCCTCCACCCAGGCCTATGGTTTGGACGGCAAGAAGCTGGCCGAAGCCAAAGAAGCCAAAGAAAAAACCCCGGCCCAGCAACTGGTCGTGGACGCCGACCAGCAAGGCGACCGCGCCACGTTGAAGGCCGATGCGTACATCCCGCTCACCATGGCGGTGATCTACCTGCTCCTGATGATTTATTTCAAAGCCATCGGCGGATATAAAGTCGTCCGCATGGACGAGCAGTCCGCATCGGCGTAA
- a CDS encoding MoxR family ATPase: MSDLTDSPPAVAALTEKEVIETLAGAREKIIAEVGKVIVGQTQVIDEMLIALLSGGHCLITGAPGLAKTLLVKTVADVFDLSFHRIQFTPDLMPSDITGTEILEDSPTGRKLVFKPGPVFANMILADEINRTPPKTQASLLEAMQEHQVTVAGNTLHLPEPFFVLATQNPIEMEGTYPLPEAQLDRFMLNIVIDYLSEDDEVSVVTRTTGGKPEPVQRLFHGPQLQAFHGVVKKVPIAEDVARFAVKLSAASRPGRPGVPDFVNEWVSWGAGTRASQCLVLGGKTRALLHGRAHVTLEDIRAMAHPVLRHRILINYRAEAEGVTVGKVIDRLLETLK; this comes from the coding sequence ATGTCTGATCTCACCGACTCCCCTCCTGCCGTCGCCGCCCTCACAGAAAAGGAAGTCATCGAGACCCTCGCCGGGGCCCGCGAGAAGATCATTGCCGAGGTCGGCAAAGTCATCGTCGGCCAGACCCAGGTCATTGATGAGATGCTCATCGCCCTCCTCTCCGGCGGGCACTGCCTCATCACCGGTGCCCCAGGTCTCGCGAAGACACTTTTGGTTAAGACCGTCGCCGATGTCTTCGACCTCAGCTTTCACCGCATCCAGTTCACCCCGGACCTGATGCCCTCGGACATCACCGGTACCGAGATCCTGGAAGACTCCCCCACGGGCCGCAAGCTCGTCTTCAAGCCCGGCCCCGTCTTCGCCAACATGATCCTCGCCGACGAGATCAACCGCACCCCGCCCAAGACCCAAGCCTCCCTGCTTGAGGCCATGCAGGAGCACCAGGTTACCGTCGCCGGCAACACCCTCCACCTGCCCGAGCCCTTTTTTGTCCTCGCCACCCAAAACCCCATCGAGATGGAAGGTACCTACCCCCTTCCCGAGGCCCAGCTCGACCGCTTCATGCTCAACATCGTCATTGATTACCTCAGCGAGGATGATGAAGTGTCCGTCGTCACCCGGACCACCGGCGGCAAGCCCGAGCCCGTCCAGCGCCTCTTCCACGGCCCCCAGCTCCAGGCCTTCCACGGCGTCGTCAAAAAAGTCCCCATTGCCGAGGACGTCGCCCGCTTCGCCGTGAAGCTCTCCGCCGCCTCCCGTCCCGGCCGCCCCGGCGTCCCGGATTTCGTCAATGAATGGGTCTCCTGGGGTGCCGGCACCCGCGCCTCGCAATGCCTCGTGTTAGGCGGAAAAACCCGCGCCCTCCTCCACGGCCGCGCCCACGTCACCCTTGAAGACATCCGCGCCATGGCCCACCCAGTCCTCCGCCACCGCATCCTCATTAACTACCGAGCGGAGGCGGAAGGGGTGACGGTAGGAAAGGTGATTGACCGGTTGTTGGAAACCCTGAAGTGA
- the glgX gene encoding glycogen debranching protein GlgX, whose protein sequence is MPPDPAHPAPNRPGVALNSEGAHFTVFSRHATHLDLCLYDPADPTTETARIRMWRGERDLWHTFVPGIKSGQLYGYRAHGPWTPEHANRFNPQKLLLDPYALAIVGDPAGNTAMLGNGGPDELPGAHDNGREALKCAVVDTAFDWQGDDLPRIPWQQTVLYELHVKGFTQKHPHVPKKLRGTYAGLAQPAVIEYLKDLGITSVQLLPVHQHLDDQFLIDKGLTNYWGYNTIGFFAPHNEYGSTPDPAAQVREFKEMVKAFHAAGLEVILDVVYNHTAEGDERGPTLMFRGLDDRLYYRHAFEETGASYLNITGCGNAVDSSTPAALRLILDSLRYWVTEMHVDGFRFDLAVTVARDQHDNFDINSQFLAAVAQDPVLSQVKLIAEPWDIFRMDSYQVGGFPEPWRELNGKYRDAVRKFWAGDEGSTAEFAKRFCGSQDVFGWNQRPALSTVNFLTSHDGFTLLDLVSYASKHNEANGEDNRDGDNANHSVSCGVEGPTKDPRVNNLRARLRRSLMATLLTSIGVPFINAGDERGRTQKGNNNAYCQDNDLSWMDWAHCDEEMLDFTRRIIALRKELPSLRRTRYFDGVINPTSNLADVTWLEGDATLLCHEEWHDPRRAFFGALMDGTPPLLLLFNRGDRPQNFLMPGSPETIWGLVFDTSLSPGFLEPGSRLIEGSVPFQIKASSMACLRLTEGPALVNPAC, encoded by the coding sequence ATGCCTCCCGACCCGGCCCATCCCGCGCCAAACCGTCCCGGTGTCGCCCTCAATTCCGAGGGTGCGCATTTCACCGTCTTTTCCCGTCACGCCACCCATCTGGATCTCTGCCTGTATGATCCGGCGGATCCCACCACCGAGACCGCCCGCATCCGCATGTGGCGGGGCGAGCGCGACCTCTGGCACACCTTTGTCCCCGGCATCAAGTCCGGCCAGCTTTACGGCTATCGCGCCCACGGCCCGTGGACCCCGGAGCACGCCAACCGCTTCAATCCCCAAAAGCTCCTTTTGGATCCCTATGCCCTCGCCATTGTCGGCGATCCCGCAGGCAATACCGCCATGCTGGGCAATGGCGGCCCGGATGAACTTCCAGGAGCCCACGACAACGGTCGCGAAGCCCTCAAATGCGCCGTGGTGGACACTGCCTTTGACTGGCAGGGCGATGACCTCCCGCGCATCCCTTGGCAGCAGACCGTGCTCTACGAGCTGCACGTCAAAGGATTCACCCAAAAGCATCCCCACGTCCCCAAAAAACTACGTGGCACCTATGCCGGCCTCGCCCAGCCCGCCGTCATCGAATATCTCAAGGACCTCGGCATCACTAGCGTCCAGCTCCTGCCTGTGCACCAGCACCTGGATGACCAGTTTCTCATTGACAAAGGGCTGACCAATTACTGGGGCTACAACACCATCGGCTTCTTTGCCCCGCACAATGAATACGGCTCTACCCCGGATCCCGCCGCCCAGGTGCGTGAGTTTAAGGAGATGGTGAAAGCCTTCCATGCTGCCGGCTTGGAGGTCATTCTGGATGTCGTTTATAACCACACTGCCGAAGGCGACGAACGCGGCCCCACCCTCATGTTTCGCGGGCTGGATGACCGCCTGTATTACCGTCACGCGTTTGAAGAAACCGGTGCCAGTTACCTTAACATCACCGGCTGCGGCAATGCCGTGGATTCCTCCACCCCCGCGGCCCTTCGTCTCATCCTGGACAGCCTCCGCTACTGGGTCACCGAGATGCATGTGGACGGCTTCCGCTTTGACCTTGCCGTCACCGTCGCCCGCGACCAGCACGATAACTTCGACATCAATTCCCAGTTCCTGGCCGCCGTCGCCCAGGACCCCGTGCTTTCCCAGGTGAAGCTCATCGCCGAGCCCTGGGACATCTTCCGCATGGACAGCTACCAGGTCGGCGGGTTCCCTGAGCCCTGGCGTGAGCTGAACGGCAAATATCGCGATGCTGTGCGCAAATTCTGGGCTGGCGATGAAGGCTCCACCGCTGAGTTTGCCAAGCGCTTTTGTGGCAGCCAGGACGTTTTTGGCTGGAACCAGCGCCCCGCCCTGAGCACCGTCAACTTCCTCACCAGCCACGACGGTTTCACCCTGCTGGACCTCGTCAGCTACGCCAGCAAGCATAACGAAGCCAATGGCGAGGACAACCGCGACGGCGACAACGCCAACCACAGCGTCAGTTGCGGCGTCGAAGGCCCCACCAAGGACCCTCGGGTGAACAATCTCCGGGCCCGCCTCCGCCGCAGCCTCATGGCCACCCTTCTGACCTCCATCGGCGTTCCTTTCATCAATGCGGGGGATGAGCGCGGCCGTACCCAAAAGGGCAACAACAACGCCTACTGCCAGGACAATGACCTGAGCTGGATGGACTGGGCCCATTGCGATGAAGAAATGCTCGACTTCACCCGCCGCATTATAGCCCTGCGAAAAGAGCTGCCCAGCCTGCGCCGCACCCGCTATTTCGATGGCGTGATCAATCCCACCAGCAACCTGGCTGACGTCACCTGGCTGGAAGGCGATGCCACCCTCCTCTGCCATGAAGAATGGCACGACCCCCGCCGCGCCTTCTTCGGAGCTCTCATGGATGGCACCCCGCCCCTTCTTCTGCTCTTCAATCGCGGCGACCGCCCCCAAAACTTCCTTATGCCCGGCAGCCCCGAGACCATCTGGGGCCTCGTCTTTGATACCAGCCTCTCTCCCGGTTTTCTGGAGCCCGGCTCCCGCCTCATCGAAGGCAGCGTCCCCTTCCAGATCAAAGCCAGCTCCATGGCCTGCCTGCGCCTCACCGAAGGCCCCGCCCTCGTCAACCCCGCCTGCTGA
- a CDS encoding DUF4886 domain-containing protein — MRALFTTLTLLLLAQAGALAADSKTVRILTIGNSFSRNATNHLDDLAEAGGHTLIHTPIVVGGASLELHSEKAIAHAKDPKDKAGLYANGRSLVQELKAEKWDYVTIQQASIKSHDLATYQPHAGQLWEIIQKNAPSAKLLVHQTWAYRKDDPRFTQPNKEVNGPKTQAEMYQRLSAAYAAIAKELGARRLPVGDALYLADTDAKWGYQPDTAFDFKKAVYPELPNQKHSLHTGWLWRAPKNNPKGKKTLGMDGHHANIAGEYLGACVWYEVLFDESAVGNHYIPKDMDADYARFLQETAHRAVTQAAGEAPKKTAATTVMKMKGLVAFWDFQEAAGQPRVDKGRGAYALQEMKGPILRADGGVFGPGAADIKRGQWLMIPRAQIGALDIHGKGAEVTVVAWVKRQGKDSWQAIAGVWDETRKKRQYCLFLNAPRGTKADEMKRYPLANRIHGHVSAIGGPTPGEDFCITYSSGATEIPLKKWVCLVMQYNGRESRVYVDGKLDALEQYNPFPYPDGLYDGGKDGADFTVGAVHRGGTWGNFFAGHLGGLAVYDRALTDDELKKLAGLTPKAE, encoded by the coding sequence ATGAGAGCTCTTTTCACCACCCTCACGCTCCTCCTGCTGGCACAGGCAGGTGCGCTCGCCGCCGACTCTAAAACGGTCCGCATCCTGACCATCGGCAACAGTTTCTCGCGGAATGCGACCAACCACCTGGATGATCTGGCCGAGGCAGGTGGGCACACGCTCATTCACACGCCCATCGTCGTCGGCGGGGCCTCATTGGAACTGCATTCGGAAAAGGCCATTGCCCATGCCAAAGATCCCAAGGACAAGGCCGGGCTGTATGCCAATGGCCGCAGCCTGGTGCAGGAGCTGAAGGCGGAAAAGTGGGACTATGTGACCATTCAGCAGGCCAGCATCAAGAGCCATGACCTGGCCACGTATCAGCCCCATGCAGGCCAGCTTTGGGAGATCATCCAAAAGAATGCGCCATCCGCGAAGCTGCTCGTCCACCAGACCTGGGCCTATCGAAAAGACGATCCACGCTTCACCCAGCCTAACAAAGAGGTTAACGGGCCAAAGACACAGGCCGAGATGTATCAACGTCTCAGTGCTGCGTATGCGGCCATCGCCAAGGAACTCGGTGCCCGCCGCCTGCCGGTGGGGGATGCCCTGTACCTGGCGGATACGGATGCCAAATGGGGTTACCAACCGGACACGGCCTTTGATTTCAAAAAGGCTGTGTATCCCGAGCTGCCTAACCAAAAGCATTCCCTGCATACCGGCTGGCTCTGGCGTGCCCCCAAGAACAACCCCAAGGGCAAAAAGACCCTCGGTATGGACGGCCATCATGCCAACATCGCCGGGGAATACCTGGGGGCCTGCGTGTGGTATGAAGTGCTGTTTGATGAAAGCGCTGTGGGCAACCACTACATCCCCAAAGACATGGACGCAGACTACGCGCGCTTCCTTCAGGAGACGGCTCATCGGGCGGTGACCCAAGCCGCTGGCGAGGCTCCCAAGAAAACCGCCGCCACCACCGTCATGAAGATGAAAGGCCTCGTGGCCTTTTGGGATTTCCAGGAAGCCGCAGGCCAGCCACGGGTGGACAAGGGCAGGGGAGCCTACGCATTGCAGGAGATGAAAGGCCCCATCCTGCGGGCTGATGGCGGCGTCTTCGGCCCAGGTGCGGCGGACATCAAGCGCGGTCAGTGGCTCATGATCCCGCGTGCGCAGATCGGCGCTCTGGACATCCATGGCAAGGGGGCCGAAGTGACCGTCGTGGCCTGGGTCAAGCGCCAGGGTAAGGACTCCTGGCAGGCCATCGCCGGGGTGTGGGATGAGACCCGCAAGAAGCGCCAGTATTGTCTCTTCCTGAACGCCCCACGAGGAACGAAGGCCGATGAGATGAAGCGTTACCCCTTGGCCAACCGCATTCACGGCCACGTTTCCGCCATCGGCGGCCCCACGCCTGGCGAGGACTTTTGCATCACCTACTCTAGCGGGGCTACGGAGATTCCTTTGAAAAAATGGGTTTGCCTGGTCATGCAGTATAATGGCCGTGAATCCCGCGTGTATGTGGATGGAAAGCTGGATGCGCTGGAGCAGTACAATCCCTTCCCCTATCCGGACGGTTTGTACGATGGCGGCAAGGACGGCGCGGATTTCACCGTCGGGGCCGTGCATCGCGGTGGCACTTGGGGAAATTTCTTCGCCGGCCATCTCGGTGGACTGGCGGTGTATGACCGCGCCCTGACCGATGACGAGCTCAAAAAGCTGGCCGGGCTGACTCCAAAAGCTGAATGA
- a CDS encoding DMT family transporter yields the protein MKPTSRVPRWAAIIPWLFVLLWSSGFIGSKLGVPYAEPFTFLTLRYIIVLVVLVPIALLTRAPWPQGRAQLAHLTFAGLLIHALYLSGCVYALRLGLPAGIVSLIVSLQPLLTAAFAGMMLGERVLPRQWGGLALGFIGTVLVVAHKTGSGLTFISTVPALLALVGITAGTLWQKRHCPAFDLRTSTVVQYAASLVVTAFLALLTEPLEVQWTGQFVFALLWVALVLSIGAISLLNHLIRSGTAVNVASLFYTVPAVTALMAWAIFGETLTGLSLIGMVVAVLGVWLARGR from the coding sequence ATGAAGCCCACCTCCCGAGTTCCTCGCTGGGCCGCCATCATTCCCTGGCTGTTCGTCCTGCTGTGGAGCAGCGGTTTCATCGGGTCGAAGCTGGGCGTGCCCTATGCGGAGCCGTTCACCTTTCTCACGCTGCGTTACATCATCGTGTTGGTGGTGCTGGTCCCCATCGCCCTGCTGACTCGGGCTCCCTGGCCTCAGGGGCGGGCGCAGCTGGCGCACCTCACCTTTGCCGGGCTGCTCATCCATGCTCTGTATCTCAGCGGTTGTGTGTACGCCTTGCGGTTAGGCCTGCCGGCCGGAATCGTCAGCCTCATTGTCTCATTGCAACCCCTGCTGACCGCCGCCTTTGCGGGCATGATGTTGGGAGAGCGTGTCCTGCCCCGGCAGTGGGGCGGCCTGGCGCTGGGGTTCATCGGCACCGTGCTCGTCGTCGCGCACAAGACCGGCAGCGGCCTCACTTTCATCTCCACCGTTCCCGCCCTGCTTGCCCTTGTCGGTATCACTGCCGGCACCCTCTGGCAGAAGCGTCACTGCCCTGCCTTTGACCTGCGCACCAGCACCGTGGTGCAGTACGCCGCCAGCCTCGTCGTTACCGCCTTCCTGGCCCTTCTTACCGAGCCGCTGGAGGTGCAGTGGACCGGTCAGTTTGTCTTCGCCCTGCTATGGGTGGCCCTGGTGCTTTCCATCGGGGCCATCAGCCTGTTAAACCACCTGATTCGCAGCGGCACCGCTGTGAATGTGGCCAGCCTCTTTTACACCGTCCCCGCCGTCACCGCCCTCATGGCCTGGGCCATCTTTGGCGAGACACTGACAGGGCTGTCGCTGATCGGCATGGTGGTGGCGGTTTTGGGCGTCTGGCTGGCGCGGGGAAGGTGA
- a CDS encoding zinc ribbon domain-containing protein encodes MPTYVYETIPQFEGDLPKRFEIRQSMKDNALTQHPDSGQPVRRVPIGGTGVMGGASSSGSSSSSGGSCGTGCGCH; translated from the coding sequence ATGCCCACCTACGTTTACGAAACCATCCCCCAGTTTGAAGGCGATCTGCCCAAGCGCTTCGAGATCCGCCAGAGCATGAAGGACAATGCGCTGACCCAGCATCCGGACAGTGGCCAGCCGGTGCGGCGTGTGCCCATTGGCGGCACCGGTGTCATGGGTGGTGCCAGCAGCTCCGGCAGCTCCTCATCCAGCGGCGGTTCCTGCGGCACCGGTTGCGGGTGCCATTGA
- a CDS encoding MFS transporter, translating into MTSDSAAASSSPATQPDMKLFWACFIALVATSFVFGVRSTLIGEIAKDFQLSQGDVGRILGVGLWPFALSIIVFSLIIDRIGYKVASLFAIVCHFLAIGLTLMARPDNDLLYWGTFTVALANGTVEALINPVVATLFSKNKAKWLNILHAGWPAGIALGSIFTMLLGGMEVSWQVKFGMCLIPVVIYTLLILPRKFPVNERVAAGVSYRDMLGEFGAFGFFMFTVLLVMAIYQAMGTSANWAVVFGAAAVVALAAGGYTRSLGRPMFIVILITMPFLATTELGTDTWMPDLLSLELGKAAAWILVYTSVIMTILRSFAGPIVHRLSPIGLLVVSAGVAIAGLLLMQGATGWSIVAVATLYAFGKTFLWSTTLGLVSEQFPRGGALSLNGVSAIGVLGMGVIGAPLMGIWQDTDIDKALRDKHPAIHQQVKGNDMANLIGSAPSVNAQAVENLPEADRKTVTTIQNEFKKKTFARTAILPGFMLVCYLGLFLYFRSRGGYKPVEIGAH; encoded by the coding sequence ATGACTTCCGATTCTGCTGCTGCATCTTCCTCCCCTGCCACCCAGCCCGACATGAAACTGTTCTGGGCCTGTTTCATCGCCCTCGTCGCCACGTCGTTTGTGTTCGGGGTGCGCTCAACCTTGATCGGGGAGATCGCGAAGGACTTTCAGCTCTCGCAGGGGGATGTGGGGCGTATTTTGGGTGTGGGGCTGTGGCCGTTTGCGCTTAGCATCATTGTTTTCAGCCTCATCATTGACCGCATCGGGTACAAAGTGGCGTCGCTGTTTGCCATCGTCTGCCATTTCCTGGCCATCGGCCTCACACTCATGGCCAGGCCGGATAACGACCTCTTATATTGGGGAACCTTCACCGTGGCGCTGGCCAATGGGACGGTGGAAGCGCTCATCAATCCGGTGGTGGCGACGCTGTTCAGTAAAAACAAGGCCAAGTGGCTGAACATCCTTCATGCGGGCTGGCCGGCTGGAATTGCCCTGGGCAGCATTTTCACCATGCTGTTGGGGGGCATGGAGGTGAGCTGGCAGGTGAAATTTGGCATGTGCCTCATCCCTGTGGTCATTTACACCCTGCTCATCCTGCCGCGAAAATTCCCTGTCAATGAGCGTGTGGCCGCCGGTGTCAGCTACCGGGATATGTTGGGCGAGTTTGGGGCCTTTGGCTTTTTCATGTTCACCGTCCTCCTGGTCATGGCCATCTACCAGGCCATGGGCACTTCGGCAAACTGGGCCGTGGTTTTTGGTGCCGCCGCCGTGGTGGCCCTGGCGGCAGGGGGCTATACCCGCTCCCTGGGGCGGCCCATGTTCATCGTCATCCTCATCACCATGCCTTTCCTGGCCACGACCGAGCTCGGCACGGATACCTGGATGCCCGACCTGCTGAGCCTGGAGCTGGGCAAGGCCGCCGCGTGGATCCTGGTCTATACCTCCGTCATCATGACCATCCTGCGCAGCTTCGCCGGGCCGATTGTACATCGCCTGTCCCCCATTGGTCTGCTGGTCGTCAGTGCCGGGGTCGCCATCGCCGGTCTGCTGCTCATGCAGGGGGCCACTGGCTGGAGCATCGTCGCCGTGGCCACCTTGTATGCCTTTGGCAAGACCTTCCTCTGGTCCACCACCCTCGGTCTGGTGTCCGAGCAGTTTCCACGTGGCGGTGCCCTATCCCTCAATGGCGTCTCCGCCATTGGCGTTCTAGGCATGGGGGTCATCGGGGCCCCGCTCATGGGCATCTGGCAGGATACGGACATTGACAAAGCCCTGCGAGACAAGCATCCGGCCATCCATCAGCAGGTGAAGGGCAACGACATGGCCAATCTTATCGGCTCCGCCCCCTCGGTAAACGCCCAGGCGGTGGAAAATCTGCCCGAGGCGGACCGGAAAACCGTCACCACGATCCAGAACGAATTCAAGAAAAAGACCTTTGCCCGCACGGCCATTCTGCCGGGCTTCATGCTGGTCTGCTACCTCGGCCTTTTCCTGTATTTCCGCAGCCGGGGCGGATACAAGCCGGTCGAAATTGGCGCGCATTGA
- a CDS encoding DUF58 domain-containing protein produces the protein MPSHLDTAALARIRSLELRAKVIVEGLWKGMHRSPYHGFSVEFSEYRAYVQGDDPRSIDWKVLARSDRTFIKKFEDETNLRCQLVVDHSRSMQFGSGPMTKAEYAATLAATMALFLMQQGDAVGVTTFGQTLQEHIPARNRPGHLRRLMLELEKPAPPGATSLDLSVKQLSDLVRKRGLICLVSDLLAPVDKLEKQLGWLGAMGHDVVLFHVMDRAEIDFTFEKSAHFRDAETGTERFIDPATARDTYLNRLTVHRDFIRRACERQGIEYHWTPTDTPLESVLFDFLSARARKKGGPRR, from the coding sequence ATGCCCTCCCACCTCGATACCGCCGCCCTCGCCCGCATCCGCTCCCTGGAGTTGCGGGCCAAGGTCATCGTCGAGGGCCTTTGGAAAGGCATGCACCGCAGTCCCTACCACGGCTTCTCTGTCGAGTTCAGCGAATACCGCGCTTATGTCCAGGGGGACGATCCCCGCTCCATTGACTGGAAAGTACTGGCCCGCAGCGACCGCACCTTCATCAAAAAATTCGAGGACGAGACCAACCTTCGCTGCCAGCTCGTCGTGGACCACAGCCGCTCCATGCAGTTCGGCTCCGGTCCCATGACCAAGGCGGAATACGCCGCCACGCTCGCCGCTACGATGGCCCTTTTCCTCATGCAGCAGGGGGATGCTGTCGGCGTCACCACCTTTGGCCAGACCCTGCAGGAGCACATCCCCGCCCGCAACCGCCCCGGCCACCTGCGCCGCCTCATGCTGGAGCTTGAAAAGCCCGCCCCACCCGGTGCCACCTCCCTGGACCTAAGTGTCAAACAGCTCTCCGACCTCGTCCGCAAGCGCGGCCTCATCTGCCTCGTCTCCGACCTCCTCGCCCCCGTGGACAAATTGGAAAAACAACTCGGCTGGTTAGGCGCGATGGGCCACGACGTCGTCCTCTTTCACGTCATGGACCGCGCCGAAATTGACTTCACCTTCGAAAAGTCTGCCCACTTCCGCGATGCCGAAACCGGCACCGAGCGCTTTATTGATCCCGCCACCGCCCGCGACACCTACCTCAACCGCCTCACCGTCCACCGCGACTTCATCCGCCGCGCCTGCGAGCGCCAGGGCATCGAATACCACTGGACCCCCACCGACACCCCCCTCGAGTCCGTCCTCTTCGACTTCCTCTCCGCCCGCGCCCGCAAAAAAGGAGGCCCCCGCCGATGA